One window from the genome of Nocardioides panaciterrulae encodes:
- a CDS encoding 4-hydroxybenzoate 3-monooxygenase: MTPSPVLEERTRVAIIGAGPSGMLLAHLLAQRGVESVVLESRSEEYVASRIRAGILEQSTVDLLREAGLAGRLDREAQEHRGIYLQWPEERHHLDFVALTGRTVHVYGQTEVQKDLVAARTAAGQRVHYEIGDTALHDLESDHPSVTFTDRAGRARRVAAEVVVGCDGSFGPSRAAVPEAARRTWEKTYPYSWLGILADVAPSTDELIYAWHPDGFAMHSMRSSTVSRLYLQVPNGTDVDDWSDDRIWEALATRLGHGQDGWQLTPGPVTEKSVLPMRSFVQTPMRHGRLFLAGDAGHIVPPTGAKGLNLAVADVGLLAPALAAWLVDGDRRPAEAYAETALRRVWRCTHFSWWMTSMLHTSGDPFDAQLQLSQLRWVASSEAGATGLAENYAGLPIGF, translated from the coding sequence ATGACCCCATCCCCTGTCCTCGAGGAGCGCACCCGCGTCGCGATCATCGGAGCCGGTCCGTCGGGCATGCTGCTCGCCCACCTGCTGGCCCAGCGCGGTGTGGAGTCGGTCGTGCTCGAGTCCCGCTCGGAGGAGTACGTCGCCAGCCGGATCCGCGCCGGCATCCTGGAGCAGTCCACCGTCGACCTGCTCCGCGAGGCCGGGCTCGCCGGCCGGCTGGACCGGGAGGCCCAGGAGCACCGCGGCATCTACCTGCAGTGGCCCGAGGAGCGGCACCACCTCGACTTCGTCGCCCTGACCGGCCGCACCGTGCACGTCTACGGCCAGACCGAGGTGCAGAAGGACCTGGTCGCGGCCCGCACCGCCGCCGGCCAGCGGGTCCACTACGAGATCGGCGACACCGCGCTGCACGACCTCGAGAGCGACCACCCGTCGGTGACCTTCACCGACCGCGCGGGCCGGGCCCGCCGGGTCGCGGCGGAGGTGGTCGTCGGCTGCGACGGCTCGTTCGGGCCGAGCCGCGCGGCGGTGCCGGAGGCGGCCCGGCGTACCTGGGAGAAGACCTACCCCTACTCCTGGCTCGGGATCCTGGCCGACGTCGCGCCCTCCACCGACGAGCTGATCTACGCCTGGCACCCGGACGGCTTCGCGATGCACTCGATGCGGTCCTCGACGGTCTCGCGGCTCTACCTGCAAGTGCCGAACGGCACCGACGTCGACGACTGGTCCGACGACCGGATCTGGGAGGCGCTGGCCACCCGGCTCGGGCACGGCCAGGACGGCTGGCAGCTGACCCCGGGCCCGGTGACCGAGAAGAGCGTGCTGCCGATGCGGTCCTTCGTGCAGACCCCGATGCGGCACGGACGCCTCTTCCTGGCCGGCGACGCCGGCCACATCGTGCCGCCCACCGGGGCCAAGGGGCTCAACCTCGCGGTCGCCGACGTCGGCCTGCTCGCGCCGGCGCTGGCCGCGTGGCTGGTCGACGGCGACCGGCGGCCGGCCGAGGCGTACGCCGAGACCGCGCTGCGCCGGGTCTGGCGCTGCACCCACTTCTCGTGGTGGATGACCTCGATGCTGCACACCAGCGGCGACCCGTTCGACGCCCAGCTGCAGCTCTCCCAGCTCCGCTGGGTCGCCTCCAGCGAGGCCGGCGCCACCGGACTGGCCGAGAACTACGCCGGGCTGCCGATCGGCTTCTGA
- a CDS encoding TetR/AcrR family transcriptional regulator, with product MTQPANETGGARRGRPGHDQETVLRRAVELFNRRGYDGTSMGDLARELGFTKSAIYHHVPSKSHLLEQALDEALDGLEAVIAAAEENGSVGAYERLRQVVHQSVEVLVAHQPAVTLLLRVRGNSDVELTALRRRREIDARLAALVRAAVVEGSLRDDVAPDLVSRLLFGMVNSLVEWYRPGGPVDADQISDAITTIAFDGLAAGRR from the coding sequence ATGACCCAGCCGGCGAACGAGACGGGCGGCGCCCGGCGCGGGCGGCCGGGGCACGACCAGGAGACCGTGCTGCGGCGCGCGGTCGAGCTGTTCAACCGGCGGGGGTACGACGGGACCAGCATGGGCGACCTGGCCCGCGAGCTGGGGTTCACCAAGTCCGCGATCTACCACCACGTGCCGAGCAAGTCCCACCTGCTGGAGCAGGCGCTCGACGAGGCGCTGGACGGGCTGGAGGCGGTGATCGCGGCGGCCGAGGAGAACGGGTCCGTCGGCGCCTACGAGCGGCTGCGGCAGGTGGTCCACCAGAGCGTCGAGGTGCTGGTCGCCCACCAGCCCGCGGTCACGCTGCTGCTGCGGGTGCGCGGCAACAGCGACGTCGAGCTGACCGCCCTGCGCCGGCGCCGCGAGATCGACGCCCGGCTCGCCGCGCTGGTGCGCGCCGCCGTCGTCGAGGGCTCGCTGCGCGACGACGTCGCCCCCGACCTGGTCAGCCGGCTGCTGTTCGGCATGGTGAACAGCCTCGTCGAGTGGTACCGCCCCGGCGGCCCCGTGGACGCCGACCAGATCTCCGACGCGATCACCACGATCGCCTTCGACGGGCTGGCCGCCGGCCGGCGGTAG
- the paaB gene encoding 1,2-phenylacetyl-CoA epoxidase subunit PaaB yields the protein MSEQTPPTSAEWPLYEVFVRGKRGLNHVHVGSLHAPDDEMAVRHARDVYTRRNEGVSIWVVRSDAITASSPDEKDPMFAPSGDKVYRHPTFYSIPDNVPHM from the coding sequence ATGAGCGAGCAGACCCCTCCGACCAGCGCCGAGTGGCCGCTCTACGAGGTGTTCGTGCGCGGCAAGCGCGGCCTCAACCACGTCCACGTCGGCTCGCTGCACGCGCCCGACGACGAGATGGCGGTCCGGCACGCCCGCGACGTCTACACCCGCCGCAACGAGGGCGTGAGCATCTGGGTGGTCCGCTCCGACGCGATCACCGCCTCGAGCCCGGACGAGAAGGACCCGATGTTCGCGCCCAGCGGCGACAAGGTCTACCGGCACCCGACGTTCTACTCGATCCCCGACAACGTCCCCCACATGTGA
- the paaE gene encoding 1,2-phenylacetyl-CoA epoxidase subunit PaaE, protein MTTVATAAPERVNSRTAPFHPLTVAGIERLTDDAVAVTFDVPDHLAEAFDFAAGQALTLRRVIDGVEHRRSYSICAPAGSRPRIGVREIPDGMFSSWLVHEVQPGTEIEVQPPTGSFRADPATGGRHLCIAAGSGITPMLSIASTVLTHPEAEVTLLYGNRTSGSVMFAEELGDLKNRYGPRFSVVHVLSREPRDVELFSGRLDADRLRRLLGALVPVGSMDHVWLCGPFAMINDARAVLAELGVPPERVHFELFYVDEPPPELHRAGPVVTGETSDVTVVLDGLSATAPMPRDRTILDAAQAARSDLPFACKGGVCGTCRALVREGEVDMRRNYALEPAEVDAGFVLTCQTYPVGDCVTVDFDA, encoded by the coding sequence ATGACGACCGTCGCCACCGCGGCCCCCGAGAGGGTCAACAGCCGCACGGCCCCCTTCCACCCCCTGACCGTCGCCGGGATCGAGCGGCTCACCGACGACGCGGTCGCGGTGACCTTCGACGTGCCCGACCACCTCGCCGAGGCCTTCGACTTCGCCGCCGGCCAGGCGCTGACCCTGCGCCGGGTGATCGACGGCGTGGAGCACCGGCGCTCCTACTCCATCTGCGCGCCGGCCGGCTCCCGCCCGCGGATCGGCGTCCGGGAGATCCCCGACGGCATGTTCTCCTCCTGGCTGGTGCACGAGGTGCAGCCCGGCACCGAGATCGAGGTGCAGCCCCCGACCGGCAGCTTCCGCGCCGACCCGGCGACCGGCGGCCGGCACCTGTGCATCGCCGCCGGCTCCGGCATCACCCCGATGCTGTCGATCGCGAGCACCGTGCTGACCCACCCCGAGGCTGAGGTGACGCTGCTCTACGGCAACCGCACCAGCGGCTCGGTGATGTTCGCCGAGGAGCTCGGCGACCTGAAGAACCGCTACGGCCCCCGCTTCTCGGTCGTGCACGTGCTCTCCCGCGAGCCCCGGGACGTCGAGCTGTTCTCCGGCCGGCTCGATGCCGACCGGCTGCGCCGGCTGCTGGGCGCGCTGGTGCCGGTCGGGTCGATGGACCACGTGTGGCTGTGCGGGCCGTTCGCGATGATCAACGACGCCCGCGCGGTGCTCGCCGAGCTCGGCGTACCGCCCGAGCGGGTGCACTTCGAGCTGTTCTACGTCGACGAGCCGCCGCCGGAGCTGCACCGCGCGGGCCCGGTGGTCACCGGCGAGACCAGCGACGTGACGGTCGTGCTCGACGGCCTCTCGGCGACCGCGCCGATGCCGCGGGACCGGACGATCCTCGACGCCGCCCAGGCCGCCCGCTCGGACCTGCCGTTCGCCTGCAAGGGCGGGGTGTGCGGCACGTGCCGGGCGCTGGTGCGCGAGGGCGAGGTCGACATGCGCCGCAACTACGCCCTGGAGCCGGCCGAGGTCGACGCCGGGTTCGTGCTGACCTGCCAGACCTACCCGGTCGGCGACTGCGTCACCGTGGACTTCGACGCATGA
- the paaC gene encoding 1,2-phenylacetyl-CoA epoxidase subunit PaaC yields the protein MSDISHQPSHSAPDPNDEHGSIFDGLLGTDSSQWAFGTDFEDPLAGVDTTIPEGVDAAGLATYCLMLADDALVASHRLAEWCSNAPDLEEDIALANIALDLLGQARLLLARAAAADADVVPALPEGSPVPAEDALAFFREAAEFRNTRLAELPNGDFAHTIVRLLLQATTRLAVLERLTASRDTVLAAVAAKGVKELTYHRDYAGRWFLTLARGTEESRRRLLAALAELWPLYPELLAGHPVERAMAEAGVGVDPAGLADEVDVVLEQVFTMSGVERPQRGALAGVSGRTGRDGLHTEALSRMLAEMQVVARAHPAGQW from the coding sequence ATGAGCGACATCTCCCACCAGCCCTCGCACTCGGCGCCGGACCCGAACGACGAGCACGGCAGCATCTTCGACGGCCTGCTCGGCACCGACTCCTCGCAGTGGGCGTTCGGCACGGACTTCGAGGACCCGCTGGCCGGCGTCGACACGACCATCCCCGAAGGCGTGGACGCGGCCGGGCTCGCGACGTACTGCCTGATGCTGGCCGACGACGCGCTGGTCGCCTCCCACCGCCTCGCGGAGTGGTGCAGCAACGCGCCCGACCTCGAGGAGGACATCGCGCTGGCCAACATCGCGCTGGACCTGCTCGGCCAGGCCCGGCTGCTGCTGGCCCGGGCGGCCGCCGCCGACGCGGACGTGGTGCCGGCGCTGCCGGAGGGCTCGCCGGTCCCGGCCGAGGACGCGCTGGCGTTCTTCCGCGAGGCCGCGGAGTTCCGCAACACCCGACTCGCGGAGCTGCCGAACGGCGACTTCGCCCACACGATCGTGCGCCTGCTGCTGCAGGCGACCACCCGGCTCGCCGTGCTCGAGCGGCTCACCGCCAGCCGCGACACCGTGCTGGCGGCGGTGGCCGCCAAGGGCGTCAAGGAGCTGACCTACCACCGCGACTACGCCGGCCGCTGGTTCCTCACCCTCGCCCGGGGCACCGAGGAGTCCCGGCGCCGGCTGCTGGCCGCGCTGGCGGAGCTGTGGCCGCTCTACCCCGAGTTGCTCGCCGGCCACCCGGTCGAGCGGGCGATGGCCGAAGCCGGCGTCGGCGTCGATCCCGCCGGCCTGGCCGACGAGGTCGACGTGGTGCTCGAGCAGGTCTTCACCATGAGCGGCGTCGAGCGACCGCAGCGCGGGGCGCTGGCCGGCGTCTCGGGCCGCACCGGCCGCGACGGGCTGCACACCGAGGCGCTGAGCCGGATGCTCGCCGAGATGCAGGTGGTCGCCCGCGCCCACCCGGCGGGCCAGTGGTGA
- a CDS encoding 3-hydroxyacyl-CoA dehydrogenase family protein: MSLPEVVGVYGGGRMGAGIAHAFLASGSTVVVVENDDAAAEAARDRVTTSLQRAEERGKLSGALGAHLERFSVTTSASDLADAGLVVEAVPEDTALKQRILAAVEAAAPEAVLASNTSSLSIGALASGLTAPDRFLGLHFFNPVPASDLVEIVVGPKTDAALVTAAQGWVAALGKTAITVTDSPGFASSRLGVAIALEAMRMLEEGVASAEDIDTAMTLGYRHPVGPLRTTDLVGLDVRLAIAEHLARELGPRFEPPRLLRDLVAAGKLGRKSGEGFYTW; the protein is encoded by the coding sequence ATGAGCCTGCCCGAGGTCGTCGGGGTGTACGGCGGGGGCCGGATGGGGGCCGGGATCGCGCACGCGTTCCTCGCCTCCGGCTCGACCGTGGTCGTGGTGGAGAACGACGACGCGGCGGCCGAGGCCGCCCGCGACCGGGTCACCACCAGCCTGCAGCGCGCCGAGGAGCGCGGCAAGCTGTCCGGCGCGCTCGGGGCGCACCTGGAGCGGTTCAGCGTCACCACCTCGGCGAGCGACCTCGCCGACGCCGGCCTCGTGGTGGAGGCCGTCCCGGAGGACACCGCGCTCAAGCAGCGGATCCTGGCCGCGGTGGAGGCCGCGGCGCCCGAGGCGGTGCTGGCGAGCAACACCAGCTCGCTGTCCATCGGCGCGCTGGCCTCCGGGCTCACCGCCCCCGACCGGTTCCTGGGCCTGCACTTCTTCAACCCGGTCCCGGCCAGCGACCTGGTCGAGATCGTGGTGGGGCCGAAGACCGACGCCGCGCTGGTCACCGCCGCGCAGGGCTGGGTGGCCGCGCTGGGCAAGACCGCGATCACCGTGACCGACTCGCCGGGCTTCGCCAGCAGCCGGCTCGGCGTCGCGATCGCGCTGGAGGCGATGCGGATGCTCGAGGAGGGGGTCGCCTCGGCCGAGGACATCGACACCGCGATGACGCTCGGCTACCGCCACCCCGTGGGTCCGCTGCGGACCACCGACCTGGTCGGCCTCGACGTACGCCTGGCGATCGCCGAGCACCTGGCCCGCGAGCTCGGGCCGCGGTTCGAGCCGCCCCGGCTGCTGCGCGACCTCGTCGCGGCGGGCAAGCTGGGCCGCAAGAGCGGCGAGGGCTTCTACACGTGGTGA
- a CDS encoding GAF domain-containing protein encodes MSAALPRQVPPEAMRALLDGAPDAVLGVDEAGLVDYANASALRLLGRRADELVGLPLDTLLADEAGVPLGTAGLEAATTAGRPGSPAGTAAATLRRGAEVVHVEVRLTLLATTTGPWWLVSATDVTERVRGEQRVRAANRAYLALARVNEAIIRAPDVADLFPEVCRTAVEESGFLGAWIACRGKGWTVRTLARAGAIDEYVEGLQVTTDPDQPTGQGPTALALREGVTSFHDDYLHDPQLAPWHRHAARFGVRGLATLPLRRDGRTMAAFTLWSAHPQVFDDRMRALLVQVADNVSYALEVLDARTRLVRSALQRSQLLQRLVVAQEEERARIAADVHDDSVQSLAAMDLRLGLLLRRVRQDAPDLEPTVTQLQALNASVTAGLRHLLFDLEPVPPGSDLAELLRDAAAHALDGTATRFSVEVADGAADGDGAGDGDGDGDGAGAGAAGLGDEVVTTALRIAQEALANVRKHARAGEVRVVLCAGPRGVEVAISDDGVGLPEVERPSPGHRGVRTMRDRAAVGGGWLRLEAGSPGTTVRYWLPRRTTWAVVS; translated from the coding sequence ATGTCCGCCGCGCTGCCACGCCAGGTGCCGCCCGAGGCGATGCGCGCGCTGCTCGACGGGGCACCCGACGCGGTCCTCGGCGTCGACGAGGCCGGCCTCGTCGACTACGCCAATGCCAGCGCCCTCCGGCTGCTGGGTCGCCGCGCGGATGAGCTGGTCGGCCTCCCCCTGGACACGCTGCTGGCCGACGAGGCCGGCGTCCCGCTCGGGACCGCCGGGCTGGAGGCGGCCACCACGGCCGGCCGGCCCGGCAGCCCGGCCGGGACCGCCGCGGCCACGCTCCGGCGCGGCGCGGAGGTCGTGCACGTGGAGGTCCGGCTGACCCTCCTGGCGACCACCACCGGCCCGTGGTGGCTGGTCTCGGCCACCGACGTCACCGAGCGGGTCCGCGGTGAGCAGCGGGTCCGGGCCGCCAACCGCGCCTACCTCGCCCTGGCGCGGGTCAACGAGGCGATCATCCGGGCCCCCGACGTGGCGGACCTGTTCCCGGAGGTGTGCCGCACCGCGGTCGAGGAGAGCGGCTTCCTCGGCGCCTGGATCGCCTGCCGGGGCAAGGGCTGGACCGTGCGCACCCTGGCCCGCGCCGGCGCGATCGACGAGTACGTCGAGGGCCTGCAGGTCACCACCGACCCCGACCAGCCGACCGGCCAGGGGCCCACGGCCCTGGCGCTGCGCGAAGGCGTGACCTCGTTCCACGACGACTACCTGCACGACCCGCAGCTGGCCCCCTGGCACCGGCACGCCGCCCGGTTCGGCGTCCGCGGGCTGGCCACGCTGCCGCTGCGCCGCGACGGGCGCACGATGGCGGCGTTCACGCTCTGGTCGGCGCACCCGCAGGTCTTCGACGACCGGATGCGCGCGCTGCTCGTGCAGGTCGCCGACAACGTCTCCTACGCCCTCGAGGTGCTCGACGCCCGGACCCGGCTCGTGCGCTCGGCGCTGCAGCGCAGCCAGCTCCTGCAGCGGCTGGTGGTCGCCCAGGAGGAGGAGCGGGCCCGGATCGCGGCCGACGTGCACGACGACTCCGTCCAGTCGCTGGCCGCGATGGACCTCCGGCTCGGGCTGCTGCTGCGCCGGGTGCGCCAGGACGCACCCGACCTCGAGCCCACCGTCACCCAGCTGCAGGCGCTGAACGCCTCGGTGACCGCCGGGCTGCGGCACCTGCTCTTCGACCTCGAGCCGGTGCCGCCCGGCTCCGACCTGGCCGAGCTGCTCCGCGACGCCGCGGCCCACGCGCTGGACGGCACCGCCACCCGGTTCTCGGTCGAGGTCGCCGACGGGGCCGCCGATGGCGACGGGGCCGGCGACGGCGACGGCGACGGCGACGGGGCCGGGGCCGGGGCCGCGGGGCTCGGCGACGAGGTGGTGACCACGGCGCTGCGGATCGCGCAGGAGGCCCTGGCCAACGTCCGCAAGCACGCCCGGGCCGGGGAGGTGCGGGTCGTGCTCTGCGCCGGGCCCCGGGGCGTCGAGGTGGCGATCAGCGACGACGGGGTCGGCCTGCCCGAGGTGGAGCGGCCCAGCCCCGGCCACCGGGGGGTGCGGACCATGCGGGACCGGGCCGCGGTCGGCGGCGGCTGGCTGCGGCTGGAGGCCGGGTCCCCCGGCACCACCGTGCGCTACTGGCTGCCGCGCCGGACCACGTGGGCCGTGGTCTCCTGA
- the paaI gene encoding hydroxyphenylacetyl-CoA thioesterase PaaI produces MVSPSERETAQATAQETAQETAQALAERSAKVMWSGDAASRSLGMSLDAVAPGRAVVSMTVRPDMVNGWDVCHGGLIASLADSAFAVACNSRGQVTVASGFDVSFLESGRLGDVLVATAEERALRGRSGLYDVTVVRGGAAGDGTVIAEFRGRSRSLGRAIEG; encoded by the coding sequence GTGGTGAGCCCCTCGGAGCGGGAGACCGCCCAGGCGACGGCCCAGGAGACGGCCCAGGAGACGGCCCAGGCGTTGGCGGAGCGCAGCGCCAAGGTGATGTGGTCCGGCGACGCCGCGTCGCGGTCGCTGGGGATGTCGCTGGACGCGGTCGCGCCGGGGCGTGCCGTCGTGTCGATGACGGTGCGGCCCGACATGGTCAACGGCTGGGACGTCTGCCACGGCGGGCTGATCGCCTCGCTGGCCGACTCCGCGTTCGCGGTCGCCTGCAACTCGCGCGGCCAGGTCACGGTCGCCTCCGGCTTCGACGTGTCGTTCCTCGAGTCGGGGCGGCTCGGCGACGTGCTGGTCGCGACCGCCGAGGAGCGGGCGCTGCGCGGCCGCTCCGGGCTGTACGACGTGACCGTGGTGCGGGGCGGTGCGGCCGGTGACGGCACCGTGATCGCGGAGTTCCGCGGCCGCAGCCGCTCGCTGGGCCGGGCGATCGAGGGCTGA
- a CDS encoding response regulator, with the protein MRAIRVVVADDDPVFTDALVDVLAADPRFDVVGAAGTGAQLLALVAETAPDLALVDVRMPGGGPTAVRALTTGDGHRPLVVAVSAQHGTTAILAMLRAGAVGFLAKGSLGDRLPDLVARAAAGEVVLAAPGATEALRRLVALSPLAPAPVVL; encoded by the coding sequence ATGCGCGCGATCCGCGTCGTCGTCGCCGACGACGACCCCGTCTTCACCGACGCCCTGGTCGACGTGCTCGCGGCCGATCCCCGGTTCGACGTCGTCGGCGCGGCCGGCACCGGCGCGCAGCTGCTCGCCCTGGTCGCCGAGACGGCGCCGGACCTGGCCCTGGTCGACGTCCGGATGCCCGGCGGCGGCCCCACGGCCGTCCGGGCGCTCACCACCGGGGACGGTCACCGTCCGCTGGTGGTCGCCGTCTCGGCCCAGCACGGCACCACGGCGATCCTCGCCATGCTGCGCGCCGGCGCGGTCGGCTTCCTCGCCAAGGGCAGCCTCGGCGACCGGCTGCCCGACCTGGTCGCCCGCGCCGCGGCCGGCGAGGTGGTGCTCGCCGCCCCCGGCGCGACCGAGGCGCTGCGCCGGCTGGTGGCGTTGTCGCCCCTCGCCCCCGCGCCCGTCGTACTGTGA
- a CDS encoding enoyl-CoA hydratase/isomerase family protein, whose protein sequence is MSAASPVLVEETEDRVVLRLNRPEVRNAIDADTVAALHAVCALLEERPRVALLVGEGGNFAAGADIAQLRERRREDALRGINSSIFDRVRRLPMPVIGLLDGYALGGGAELAYACDFRIGTSAVRIGNPEPGLGILAAAGASWRLAELVGEPVAKEVLLAGRILSAEEALAVHLLTEVVEPDQLVAAGHRLADRIAKQAPLAVRLTKSVFHAPREAHPLIDDVAQAVLFETEDKQRRMTAFLERKSTKEKS, encoded by the coding sequence ATGAGCGCCGCGAGCCCGGTCCTGGTCGAGGAGACCGAGGACCGCGTGGTCCTGCGGCTGAACCGGCCCGAGGTCCGCAACGCCATAGACGCCGACACGGTGGCCGCGCTGCACGCCGTCTGCGCGCTGCTCGAGGAGCGGCCCCGGGTGGCGCTGCTGGTGGGCGAGGGGGGGAACTTCGCGGCCGGCGCCGACATCGCCCAGCTGCGCGAGCGGCGGCGCGAGGACGCGCTGCGCGGCATCAACTCCTCGATCTTCGACCGGGTCCGGCGGCTGCCGATGCCGGTGATCGGGCTGCTCGACGGCTACGCGCTGGGCGGCGGCGCCGAGCTGGCCTACGCCTGCGACTTCCGGATCGGCACGTCCGCGGTGCGGATCGGGAACCCCGAGCCGGGGCTCGGCATCCTGGCCGCCGCCGGCGCGTCCTGGCGGCTGGCCGAGCTGGTCGGCGAGCCGGTCGCCAAGGAGGTGCTGCTCGCCGGGCGGATCCTGTCCGCCGAGGAGGCGCTGGCCGTGCACCTGCTCACCGAGGTCGTCGAGCCCGACCAGCTGGTGGCGGCCGGGCACCGGCTCGCGGACCGGATCGCGAAGCAGGCGCCCCTCGCCGTACGCCTGACCAAGTCGGTCTTCCACGCGCCCCGCGAGGCGCACCCGCTGATCGACGACGTCGCGCAGGCGGTGCTGTTCGAGACCGAGGACAAGCAGCGACGGATGACGGCGTTCCTGGAGCGCAAGAGCACGAAGGAGAAGTCATGA
- the paaD gene encoding 1,2-phenylacetyl-CoA epoxidase subunit PaaD — METVGTDREALRERAYDVARTVTDPEMPMLTLADLGVLRGVDVTDDGAAVVAITPTYSGCPAMATMRDDLVHRLTDAGFTEVRVKVELSPAWSSDWISERGRRALADAGISAPGPARRTTGPIALDLLPARRAVSCPRCGSAEVELTSEFGPTSCKALYRCTGCLEPFEHVKEI, encoded by the coding sequence ATGGAGACCGTCGGGACCGACCGGGAGGCGCTGCGCGAGCGGGCGTACGACGTGGCTCGCACGGTCACCGACCCCGAGATGCCGATGCTGACGCTGGCCGACCTCGGCGTGCTGCGCGGCGTGGACGTCACCGACGACGGGGCGGCCGTGGTCGCGATCACCCCGACCTACTCCGGCTGCCCGGCCATGGCCACCATGCGCGACGACCTGGTGCACCGGCTCACCGACGCCGGCTTCACCGAGGTCCGCGTCAAGGTGGAGCTCTCACCGGCGTGGTCCAGCGACTGGATCAGCGAGCGCGGCCGGCGGGCACTGGCCGACGCGGGGATCTCGGCGCCGGGCCCGGCCCGGCGTACGACCGGGCCGATCGCCCTGGACCTGCTGCCCGCCCGGCGCGCCGTGTCCTGCCCGCGCTGCGGCTCGGCCGAGGTCGAGCTGACCAGCGAGTTCGGGCCGACGTCGTGCAAGGCGCTCTACCGCTGCACCGGCTGCCTCGAGCCGTTCGAGCACGTCAAGGAGATCTGA
- a CDS encoding PGPGW domain-containing protein, translating into MKQAARRVVLETLGWVLVVAGVAALVLPGPGLLAIFAGLVLLSQQYEWAERRLEPVKAKALRGAAESVETWPRIVVSTAIALALVAAGVLWTVRPAAPAWWPVDERWWLAGGWPTGLTEIVSGLFALGMIVYSYRRFHGRDDAPAESESAEA; encoded by the coding sequence ATGAAGCAAGCCGCTCGCCGGGTCGTCCTGGAGACGCTGGGCTGGGTGCTGGTCGTCGCGGGTGTCGCCGCGCTGGTCCTGCCCGGGCCGGGTCTGCTCGCGATCTTCGCCGGCCTGGTGCTGCTCTCCCAGCAGTACGAATGGGCCGAGCGGCGCCTCGAGCCGGTCAAGGCCAAGGCGCTGAGGGGTGCCGCCGAGAGCGTCGAGACCTGGCCGCGGATCGTGGTCTCCACCGCGATCGCGCTGGCGCTGGTCGCGGCCGGGGTGCTGTGGACCGTGCGTCCCGCGGCGCCGGCGTGGTGGCCGGTCGACGAGCGGTGGTGGCTGGCCGGCGGCTGGCCCACCGGGCTCACCGAGATCGTCTCGGGCCTGTTCGCCCTCGGGATGATCGTCTACAGCTACCGCCGGTTCCACGGCCGCGACGACGCCCCCGCGGAGTCCGAGAGCGCCGAGGCCTGA
- a CDS encoding response regulator, which translates to MSGPVNGAVGDAVDGGGPAAAPIRVLVVDDHDVLASSLAAVLDQEPDLLSVGVAATLERARALIRTAAPDVVLLDHRLPDGDGVAAIGELLALRSGLRVVVLTASSADHVLVAAIEAGAAGFLSKTRSLAEVTAAVRAAASGEAVISPELLARLLPRLQRDGRPPHEALTGREREVLGLVAGGLTNAAIAEQLVVSVHTVRNHVANLSAKLGAHSKLEALSIAVREGLLPDR; encoded by the coding sequence GTGAGCGGCCCCGTGAACGGTGCCGTGGGTGACGCGGTCGACGGCGGTGGGCCCGCCGCCGCGCCGATCCGGGTGCTGGTCGTCGACGACCACGACGTGCTGGCCAGCAGCCTGGCCGCGGTGCTGGACCAGGAGCCCGACCTGCTCAGCGTGGGCGTCGCGGCCACGCTGGAGCGGGCGCGGGCACTGATCCGCACCGCCGCTCCCGACGTGGTGCTGCTCGACCACCGGCTGCCGGACGGGGACGGGGTCGCCGCGATCGGGGAGCTGCTCGCGCTGCGCAGCGGGCTGCGGGTCGTGGTGCTCACCGCCAGCTCGGCCGACCACGTGCTGGTGGCCGCGATCGAGGCCGGCGCGGCCGGCTTCCTGTCCAAGACCCGCAGCCTGGCCGAGGTGACCGCCGCGGTGCGTGCCGCGGCCTCCGGAGAGGCGGTGATCTCCCCGGAGCTGCTGGCCCGGCTGCTGCCCCGGCTGCAGCGCGACGGCCGGCCGCCCCACGAGGCGCTCACCGGCCGCGAACGCGAGGTGCTGGGGCTGGTGGCCGGCGGGCTGACCAACGCCGCGATCGCCGAGCAGCTGGTGGTCAGCGTGCACACGGTGCGCAACCACGTCGCGAACCTCTCGGCCAAGCTCGGCGCGCACTCCAAGCTCGAGGCGCTCTCGATCGCCGTGCGCGAGGGGCTGCTGCCGGACCGCTGA